A genome region from endosymbiont of Acanthamoeba sp. UWC8 includes the following:
- a CDS encoding coiled-coil domain-containing protein: protein MKAFNSYDAVKKLTDRGVPEEQASEIINAIMVSKEHDSTNDTANNQSTKIEQELALIRKDIEILRSEIATKSELSEIKTELVEINSELKQDIANTKSEIKQEINDSINELKQDIASTKSEIEQEIDDSANELKQDINSAKQEATETKLEFKEIKRDLLKWIIPLFIAFAVVLIVKNFPV, encoded by the coding sequence ATGAAAGCCTTTAATTCTTATGACGCAGTGAAGAAGCTAACTGATAGAGGAGTTCCCGAAGAGCAGGCAAGCGAGATTATTAATGCCATTATGGTTAGCAAAGAACATGACTCGACTAATGATACAGCTAACAACCAGAGTACAAAAATAGAACAGGAGCTCGCTTTAATTAGAAAGGATATTGAAATACTCAGAAGTGAAATAGCTACTAAATCCGAGCTCAGTGAAATAAAAACAGAATTGGTCGAAATTAATTCGGAACTCAAGCAGGATATCGCAAATACAAAATCTGAAATAAAACAGGAAATCAATGATTCTATAAATGAACTAAAGCAGGATATCGCGAGCACCAAATCTGAAATAGAACAGGAAATCGATGACTCCGCAAATGAACTTAAACAGGATATCAACAGCGCAAAGCAAGAAGCTACCGAAACAAAGCTGGAATTCAAGGAAATTAAAAGAGACCTTTTAAAATGGATCATACCTCTTTTTATTGCATTTGCAGTAGTTCTTATTGTTAAGAATTTTCCTGTTTAG
- a CDS encoding LexA family protein, which yields MHNNLNTLKTELKLLINADINCKEDVEEYIDPINMMEKKFFFSGYNSMTLPFFGSKVAAGSPALADEFVEDLINLNDCLVKNPPSTYFMRAVGVLMMNVGIYPGDLLIVDRSVEPDNGKIVVATFGGGLIVRRYYNDNGSILLLPENDDYNAIDITNKPNISVWGVVTAVIHRF from the coding sequence ATGCACAATAATTTAAATACATTAAAAACCGAATTAAAGCTACTTATTAATGCGGATATTAACTGCAAGGAAGATGTAGAGGAATATATAGATCCTATTAATATGATGGAGAAAAAATTCTTCTTTTCAGGATATAACTCAATGACATTACCGTTTTTCGGTTCCAAGGTCGCCGCCGGCTCACCTGCGCTTGCCGATGAGTTCGTTGAGGACTTAATCAATCTCAATGACTGTTTGGTTAAAAATCCTCCTTCCACTTATTTCATGCGTGCGGTTGGCGTGCTGATGATGAATGTCGGGATATATCCGGGTGATTTATTGATCGTTGATAGAAGCGTTGAACCTGATAACGGAAAAATTGTGGTGGCAACGTTTGGAGGAGGGTTGATCGTGAGGAGATATTATAACGATAACGGTAGTATATTATTACTTCCCGAAAATGATGATTATAACGCAATTGATATTACGAATAAGCCGAATATCTCGGTTTGGGGGGTTGTAACTGCGGTTATTCATCGATTTTAA
- a CDS encoding LexA family protein: MNVIWGGKREGSGRPRGAGSKYGEPTKPIRVPVTRIEEVLTILDRPPCKLPLYSSKVAAGFPSPADDNIENMLDLNEYLVKSPDSTYLVRATGLSMINAGIHPDDLLVVDRSLEPQHGKIVIAAIEGELTVKRLYKDKEKILLLPENSEFQPIDITDKESIVIWGVVTNVIHSY, encoded by the coding sequence ATGAATGTTATTTGGGGCGGAAAAAGAGAGGGGTCAGGTAGACCACGCGGGGCAGGGAGTAAATATGGTGAACCGACAAAACCGATAAGAGTACCGGTTACTCGAATTGAAGAGGTGTTAACCATACTTGATCGTCCGCCTTGCAAACTGCCTCTCTATAGCTCTAAGGTCGCAGCCGGCTTCCCTTCACCTGCGGATGATAACATTGAAAATATGCTTGATCTAAATGAATACCTGGTAAAGAGCCCTGATTCGACATATTTGGTGCGTGCAACCGGCCTTTCAATGATTAATGCCGGAATACATCCCGATGACCTGTTGGTAGTTGACAGAAGCTTAGAGCCGCAGCACGGTAAAATAGTGATCGCGGCAATTGAAGGAGAGCTTACGGTAAAGAGACTTTATAAAGATAAGGAAAAAATCCTGCTTCTTCCTGAAAACTCCGAATTTCAACCAATCGATATTACTGATAAAGAAAGTATAGTGATTTGGGGCGTGGTTACAAATGTGATACATTCTTATTAA
- a CDS encoding Y-family DNA polymerase has product MKRFIALVDCNNFYVSCERLFSPSYIDKPVVVLSNNDGCVISRSNEAKLLGIPMGAPYFKFEALCKQHKIIIHSSNFELYGDISRRVMATLEAFVSNIEIYSIDEAFIDLTGIADPVAFCVMLREKVMLWTGMPVSIGLSYTKTLAKAAGEVAKKSKSGVCGLLGEEEINLTLQSLGINNVWGIGKKWGMKLELKFGIRTAYDLKQASATFIRKHFSVVIERIIYELNGLSCLELEEIEAKKSISSTRTFGRSVSELSELREAIASYTANAARKLRRQNSKAYGIYIYIRTDSFRDIKQYNKSKLIELTYPTSDTGALISAAIKGLEAIYKRGFQYKKAGVVLLDIVRENYFQQDITEEFNSGKELRSVALMKAVDELNKKFGKRLIQHAAEGIRKEWKVKADLLSPRYTTRWDELLSVY; this is encoded by the coding sequence ATGAAAAGGTTTATTGCGTTAGTGGACTGTAACAATTTTTATGTTTCCTGTGAAAGATTGTTCAGTCCTTCTTATATTGATAAACCGGTAGTAGTTCTTTCTAATAATGACGGTTGTGTTATTTCACGTTCCAATGAGGCCAAATTACTCGGCATACCCATGGGAGCGCCATATTTTAAGTTTGAAGCATTATGTAAGCAGCATAAAATAATTATTCATTCATCAAATTTTGAGCTTTACGGTGATATTTCAAGAAGAGTCATGGCTACCCTTGAAGCGTTTGTATCGAATATTGAAATTTATTCAATCGATGAAGCGTTTATTGATTTAACCGGTATAGCTGACCCCGTTGCATTTTGCGTAATGCTCCGAGAGAAGGTAATGCTTTGGACGGGTATGCCGGTTTCTATCGGCTTAAGTTATACTAAAACTCTGGCAAAAGCCGCCGGAGAAGTAGCTAAGAAATCGAAGAGCGGGGTTTGCGGTTTATTGGGAGAGGAAGAGATAAACCTGACTTTGCAGTCTTTGGGTATTAATAACGTCTGGGGTATCGGAAAAAAATGGGGCATGAAACTTGAGCTAAAATTCGGGATCAGAACCGCTTATGATTTAAAACAAGCAAGTGCTACTTTTATTAGGAAGCATTTTTCAGTAGTAATTGAGCGAATAATATATGAATTAAACGGGCTATCCTGTTTAGAGCTTGAAGAGATTGAGGCAAAGAAATCAATTTCTTCCACCCGCACATTCGGCAGGAGTGTGAGCGAACTTAGTGAGCTAAGGGAAGCAATTGCTTCATATACGGCAAATGCTGCAAGAAAGCTGAGAAGGCAAAATTCTAAAGCATACGGGATATATATTTATATCAGGACTGATAGTTTTAGAGATATTAAGCAATACAACAAAAGTAAATTAATTGAACTTACCTATCCGACTTCGGATACGGGGGCGCTGATCAGTGCGGCAATAAAAGGCCTGGAAGCAATATATAAGCGCGGATTCCAGTATAAAAAAGCTGGAGTGGTTTTACTGGATATAGTAAGAGAAAATTACTTTCAGCAGGATATAACCGAGGAATTCAACTCGGGAAAAGAGTTAAGGTCGGTTGCTCTCATGAAGGCAGTTGATGAGCTTAATAAGAAATTCGGTAAACGTTTGATTCAGCATGCGGCCGAAGGCATTAGAAAAGAATGGAAGGTAAAGGCTGACTTATTATCTCCCAGGTATACGACCAGATGGGATGAGCTACTGAGTGTTTATTAA
- the trxA gene encoding thioredoxin, whose amino-acid sequence MSNSVTDTTFEKEVKEHKGYALVDFWAEWCGPCRQLSPIVDEIASEFENQVKVLKMNIDENPDTPTKMGVRGIPTLMLFQDGKHIATKVGSMPKSTLSDWINSEIK is encoded by the coding sequence ATGTCAAATTCAGTAACCGATACAACTTTTGAAAAAGAAGTAAAAGAACATAAGGGATATGCCTTAGTTGATTTTTGGGCGGAATGGTGTGGTCCATGCAGGCAGCTGAGCCCGATTGTTGATGAAATTGCTTCCGAATTTGAAAACCAAGTTAAAGTGTTGAAAATGAATATTGATGAAAACCCGGATACCCCGACTAAAATGGGCGTTCGTGGCATACCGACGTTAATGCTGTTCCAAGACGGCAAGCATATTGCTACAAAAGTTGGGTCTATGCCTAAGAGTACATTAAGTGATTGGATAAATTCAGAAATAAAATAA
- a CDS encoding D-alanine--D-alanine ligase has translation MSNKFKHVAVLMGGLSAEHDVSIMSGEQVVKILNELGYKVSIIDPKEDIAIKLAEVKPDVVFNALHGTYGEDGAIVGVLETMKIPYTHSGIMASAIGINKRMAREIVASRGVKVAPGKVVTLEEVVEASKAKEGLFPKPYVIKPVQQGSSLGVHIIKEGDNFQFDYKDWKYGNQLLIEEFIPGKELSVAYFNGRALGVLELRPKVKFLDYEAKYTDGVTDHIFPAEIPEDVYKKALKYAEVVHEALGCRTVSRCDFRYNENQGSEGLYFLEINTHPGLTKYSMVPDLILRVGLTMKDLVEQLISDAKYEIN, from the coding sequence ATGAGTAATAAGTTTAAGCATGTAGCAGTATTAATGGGCGGCTTATCTGCTGAGCATGACGTTTCTATAATGTCAGGGGAACAGGTAGTTAAAATTTTAAATGAGCTGGGATATAAGGTGAGTATTATAGATCCGAAAGAAGATATTGCAATAAAGCTTGCTGAGGTCAAGCCTGATGTTGTGTTTAATGCGTTACATGGAACTTATGGAGAAGACGGCGCTATAGTAGGGGTATTGGAAACTATGAAAATTCCTTACACGCATTCAGGAATTATGGCTTCTGCGATTGGGATTAATAAAAGGATGGCCAGAGAAATAGTGGCAAGCAGGGGTGTTAAGGTTGCGCCCGGAAAAGTTGTTACCTTAGAAGAAGTAGTCGAAGCATCTAAAGCTAAAGAGGGGTTATTTCCAAAGCCGTATGTAATTAAACCTGTGCAGCAAGGCTCAAGTTTGGGTGTGCATATTATAAAAGAAGGTGATAATTTCCAGTTTGATTATAAAGATTGGAAGTATGGTAATCAGCTTTTAATTGAAGAATTTATTCCCGGTAAAGAGCTGAGTGTAGCATATTTTAACGGCAGAGCTTTAGGTGTGCTTGAACTGAGACCGAAAGTCAAGTTTTTAGATTATGAAGCAAAATATACCGATGGGGTTACCGATCATATATTTCCGGCGGAAATTCCGGAAGATGTTTATAAAAAAGCGCTAAAATATGCTGAAGTCGTGCATGAAGCGCTGGGGTGCAGAACAGTAAGCAGATGCGATTTCAGATATAATGAAAACCAAGGTAGCGAAGGATTATACTTCCTTGAGATTAACACGCATCCGGGGCTTACCAAGTATTCAATGGTACCGGATCTGATATTAAGAGTCGGCCTAACTATGAAAGATTTAGTGGAGCAGTTAATAAGTGATGCTAAGTATGAAATCAATTAA
- a CDS encoding ankyrin repeat domain-containing protein, producing the protein MKNTDIPDYTLLDRNPFISAASEGVESVAHLIAEGKDINKKYSRDRHKTALIYLAGMGKEEEVKCLLENGADADLGDNEGKTPLMFAAQNGCLAIVKYLLEVGANPNIQDINGKTALMYVGKLGIKSQDKDIIKYLTDYEADPEIKDKEGKTALMQAVIEKNVKAIEYFMQQGIRLNNDDKLNDNTKEFFEEFNKYNTTVPSLLRIVLQRFVNGLGGNPNFIDNNIKHNNTTLKELIPYELAIMVDDIIPNVKATEVTYVNPLKSELKSWVDKINFKEKEKFILESEKAGAKSSARINFKDAWDALGL; encoded by the coding sequence ATGAAAAATACTGATATTCCTGACTATACCCTGCTTGATAGAAATCCTTTTATATCTGCTGCAAGTGAGGGCGTGGAAAGTGTAGCGCATCTTATAGCAGAAGGTAAAGATATAAATAAAAAGTATTCTCGTGACCGCCATAAAACGGCCTTAATATATTTAGCCGGTATGGGGAAAGAAGAGGAGGTAAAATGTTTGCTGGAAAATGGAGCGGATGCGGATTTAGGGGATAATGAAGGTAAAACACCATTAATGTTTGCAGCGCAAAACGGATGTTTAGCAATCGTGAAATATTTGCTGGAGGTAGGAGCAAATCCAAATATCCAAGATATTAATGGTAAAACTGCGCTAATGTATGTAGGAAAATTGGGGATAAAATCTCAGGATAAAGATATTATAAAATATTTAACAGACTATGAGGCTGATCCGGAGATAAAGGATAAAGAAGGTAAAACAGCATTAATGCAGGCTGTTATAGAAAAAAATGTAAAAGCTATAGAATATTTTATGCAGCAAGGTATAAGGCTTAATAATGATGATAAATTGAACGATAATACTAAAGAGTTTTTCGAAGAATTTAATAAATATAATACAACTGTACCATCCTTACTTCGTATTGTACTTCAGCGTTTTGTTAACGGGTTGGGAGGTAATCCGAATTTCATAGATAATAATATCAAACATAATAATACTACACTTAAGGAATTAATACCCTATGAGCTGGCAATTATGGTTGATGATATTATACCTAATGTTAAAGCGACGGAAGTAACATATGTAAATCCTTTAAAAAGCGAGTTAAAAAGCTGGGTTGATAAAATTAACTTTAAAGAAAAAGAAAAATTTATACTTGAATCAGAAAAAGCCGGGGCTAAGTCAAGCGCACGAATAAATTTTAAGGATGCGTGGGATGCTTTAGGATTATAA
- a CDS encoding cell division protein FtsQ/DivIB: MKQQTYKIKSRQTLLKAKAQRLRTFKLKIFTLVFLSIVGYYIFPHGAFDNIPSLPNKFLKQKVFTLDEVEILGVNKLSYNQVLKTAELDEVKNIFDIDLISLREKLKTNPWIEGASLSRILPSKIKILIKERVPSAIWWYKGKFYLVDHSGFVIEKVSENSLKTGYLLIVGEDANKDYHVIQDMLFHNKLSNRVLSIIKIGNRRWDLYLQGDLQVKLPEVNVEKSLEILTNIVKYKNNDLSVIDLRLIPDKIYIEYKSKDG, from the coding sequence ATGAAGCAGCAAACTTATAAAATTAAATCACGACAAACTTTGCTTAAAGCAAAAGCACAAAGACTAAGAACTTTTAAGCTGAAGATTTTTACTTTAGTTTTTTTAAGCATAGTCGGTTATTACATTTTTCCTCATGGTGCTTTTGATAATATCCCGAGCTTACCGAACAAATTTTTAAAGCAGAAAGTTTTTACTTTGGATGAGGTTGAAATATTAGGAGTAAATAAACTAAGTTATAATCAAGTTTTAAAAACTGCCGAATTAGATGAAGTTAAAAATATATTTGATATAGACTTAATCTCTCTTAGAGAAAAGCTTAAAACCAATCCTTGGATTGAAGGAGCAAGCTTAAGTAGGATATTGCCCTCAAAAATAAAAATCTTAATTAAAGAAAGAGTGCCAAGTGCGATTTGGTGGTATAAAGGGAAGTTTTATTTGGTTGACCATAGCGGGTTTGTTATAGAAAAAGTATCGGAAAATAGTCTTAAAACCGGCTATTTGCTGATAGTAGGAGAAGATGCTAATAAAGATTATCATGTTATTCAAGATATGCTGTTTCATAACAAATTATCAAACCGGGTATTATCAATTATTAAAATCGGTAATAGAAGGTGGGATCTTTACTTACAAGGAGATTTACAAGTGAAGTTACCGGAAGTTAATGTAGAGAAATCATTGGAAATTCTTACAAATATAGTTAAATATAAAAATAATGATTTGAGCGTTATTGATTTAAGGCTCATCCCTGATAAAATTTATATTGAATACAAATCAAAAGACGGATAA
- a CDS encoding ankyrin repeat domain-containing protein has product MRNQEINLIALAYYGKIEEIKSLLNAEKNINIKAQGFLNGHPYTALIAAAEGGHADVVELLLNKQQKPGIVNRVLSWLAGTSQDEYIIALGKSIRQGHLEVVKLLLKQGLDLNKKTKDGETLLITAAKGGHTKIVKELLSSGADFNLEDKSKNTALIHAAERGHTETLEILLEKKLTKGLFTRIFEPLLRWFIKPNDGETEYSKTFEKAIENDHNETAELLLSKGLNINIQGELGYKTLISAAKTGSVELVSIALNNGIDPDKKDKLGYTALMHAAENGHIEVVAKLLNKKANVNAYRNDNRTALMLAVKKEYEEIVAILLDNGADLNTRDKFSLETALIIAAKNGNLEMAALLIKAGADINITDIHGRTAKELTENIGIKKLFEKFDFYKTAQLNDTPPLLNITTRYISYLLVKDQDFKKSYETYIEKSKLTPEAIELINDCIPNRASTAVIPYNPTKSMVNKWITQIEGEKKLFEYTFAGKAKEIKYLLRSVENININAQGYWPNNSSYTPLMLAAAGNSNRYIAAFLTLSMTSHLPLAILKDSSSIKTVVTLLKAGADPDITNNKGQTAKDLTQSENVKQLLEKVSEYRKIKQEKALAQGVPFSINKKKISSWAKQIEQENAVLQEI; this is encoded by the coding sequence ATGAGAAATCAAGAGATAAACTTAATTGCATTGGCATACTATGGTAAAATAGAGGAAATCAAATCTTTATTAAATGCAGAAAAAAATATTAATATAAAAGCCCAAGGGTTTTTAAACGGACACCCTTATACAGCGCTAATCGCCGCAGCTGAAGGCGGTCATGCAGATGTGGTGGAGTTATTATTAAATAAACAACAAAAGCCCGGTATTGTAAACAGAGTGCTTAGCTGGCTTGCAGGAACATCCCAAGATGAATATATAATTGCTTTAGGTAAATCAATCCGTCAAGGCCATTTAGAGGTAGTAAAGTTACTATTAAAGCAAGGTTTAGATTTAAATAAAAAAACCAAAGACGGGGAAACATTATTAATAACCGCAGCTAAAGGCGGTCATACGAAAATAGTAAAAGAGCTTTTAAGTAGTGGCGCGGATTTCAATTTAGAAGACAAAAGTAAAAACACCGCATTAATACACGCCGCCGAACGCGGACACACGGAAACATTAGAAATACTTCTGGAAAAAAAACTAACAAAAGGCTTGTTTACAAGGATATTTGAACCTTTGTTGAGATGGTTTATAAAGCCGAATGATGGTGAAACCGAATATAGCAAAACTTTTGAAAAGGCAATAGAAAACGATCATAATGAAACAGCGGAATTGTTGCTGAGTAAAGGCTTAAATATAAATATTCAAGGGGAGTTAGGCTATAAAACATTAATATCCGCAGCAAAAACCGGAAGCGTAGAGCTGGTAAGTATTGCTTTAAATAACGGCATAGATCCCGATAAGAAAGATAAGTTAGGTTACACTGCATTAATGCATGCTGCAGAAAACGGTCATATAGAAGTGGTAGCAAAACTATTAAACAAGAAGGCTAATGTAAACGCTTACCGCAATGATAACAGAACAGCATTAATGCTTGCAGTGAAAAAAGAGTATGAGGAAATAGTAGCAATATTATTAGATAACGGTGCCGATCTAAATACAAGGGATAAATTCAGTTTAGAAACTGCTTTAATAATTGCAGCCAAGAATGGAAACTTAGAGATGGCAGCATTACTTATAAAAGCAGGAGCAGATATTAATATTACGGATATTCACGGCAGAACAGCTAAAGAACTGACGGAAAATATCGGTATAAAAAAATTATTTGAAAAATTTGATTTTTACAAAACAGCACAATTGAATGATACGCCGCCTTTACTTAATATAACAACTCGATATATTTCTTACCTTCTAGTGAAAGATCAGGATTTTAAAAAATCTTATGAAACTTATATAGAAAAATCCAAACTTACTCCGGAAGCAATTGAACTGATTAACGATTGCATACCGAATAGAGCTTCAACTGCCGTTATACCTTATAATCCTACAAAGTCGATGGTTAACAAATGGATTACTCAGATAGAGGGCGAAAAAAAATTATTTGAATACACTTTCGCCGGAAAAGCAAAAGAAATTAAGTATTTACTGAGGAGTGTAGAGAATATTAATATCAATGCTCAAGGTTACTGGCCTAACAACTCAAGTTATACGCCGTTAATGCTGGCAGCCGCCGGGAATTCAAACCGCTATATTGCCGCCTTCTTAACGCTTTCAATGACAAGTCACCTGCCATTAGCTATATTAAAAGACTCATCTTCCATTAAAACAGTAGTAACCCTCCTAAAAGCAGGGGCGGATCCGGATATAACGAATAATAAAGGTCAAACAGCTAAAGACCTCACTCAATCGGAAAATGTTAAGCAACTGCTTGAAAAGGTTTCGGAATATAGAAAAATCAAGCAGGAAAAAGCATTAGCTCAAGGAGTACCGTTTTCAATAAATAAGAAAAAAATAAGCAGCTGGGCTAAACAAATAGAGCAGGAAAACGCCGTTTTGCAAGAGATATAG
- the infA gene encoding translation initiation factor IF-1: protein MAKEELLEFKGKVVELLPNATFRVLLENGHEIIAYTSGKMRKNRIRVLAGDDVTVEMTPYDLSKGRVKHRHKDGIPAPVEE, encoded by the coding sequence ATGGCTAAAGAAGAATTACTTGAATTTAAAGGAAAAGTAGTAGAACTTTTACCAAACGCGACTTTTAGAGTGCTTCTTGAAAACGGGCATGAGATTATTGCTTATACTTCCGGCAAAATGAGAAAAAACAGAATAAGAGTTTTAGCCGGTGACGATGTTACCGTGGAGATGACTCCTTACGACCTTTCCAAAGGAAGAGTAAAACATAGACATAAAGACGGCATCCCCGCTCCCGTTGAGGAATAA
- a CDS encoding division plane positioning ATPase MipZ — protein sequence MSAHIIVLGNEKGGSGKTTSAMHLIISLLKLGFRVGSIDIDSRQQSLTRYIENRALSKTKNNLNLEVPEHMVIAKSKNPNIIEGNKEEEEKFLSALNNLKENNDFIVIDTPGSDAPLSRIAHSYADTLVTPINESFIDVDLLGKISADNLEVITPGIYSAMFWEQKLRKAARNRGEIRWVVVKNRVSSLDTLNRRNIEASLVKLAKKLGFIVAPGFSDRVIFKELFLHGLTLHDAGTTNLVRINTSMIAARQELREFIQALKIKEITEKIAA from the coding sequence GTGAGTGCTCATATAATAGTTTTAGGGAATGAAAAAGGCGGAAGCGGTAAAACCACTTCAGCAATGCATTTAATCATCAGCTTATTAAAGCTTGGGTTTCGAGTCGGATCTATTGATATTGATTCCAGACAGCAATCTTTAACTCGCTACATAGAGAACAGAGCGCTTAGTAAAACTAAGAACAATCTTAATTTAGAAGTCCCTGAGCATATGGTAATTGCTAAAAGCAAAAACCCTAACATAATTGAAGGGAATAAAGAGGAAGAGGAAAAGTTTTTAAGCGCACTTAATAATTTAAAAGAAAATAATGATTTTATTGTTATTGATACTCCCGGAAGTGATGCGCCTTTAAGTCGAATTGCTCATTCATATGCCGATACCTTAGTCACCCCGATAAATGAAAGCTTTATTGATGTAGACTTATTGGGTAAAATTAGTGCAGATAATTTGGAGGTAATAACTCCCGGAATTTATAGCGCAATGTTTTGGGAACAAAAATTAAGAAAAGCTGCTAGAAATCGTGGGGAAATAAGGTGGGTGGTAGTTAAAAACCGAGTATCCTCGCTTGATACTTTAAATAGAAGAAACATCGAAGCTTCTCTCGTAAAACTTGCCAAAAAACTCGGTTTTATTGTAGCGCCAGGGTTTAGTGATAGAGTAATTTTTAAGGAACTTTTTTTACACGGCCTTACATTACATGATGCCGGAACAACTAATTTAGTTAGAATAAACACCTCTATGATAGCAGCAAGGCAGGAGTTGAGAGAATTTATTCAAGCTTTAAAAATTAAAGAAATTACTGAAAAAATTGCGGCTTAA
- the ftsA gene encoding cell division protein FtsA, with the protein MPKQRSNIVAVLDLGSSKVVCFIARMGTQGRIEILGVGHHASHGIRAGIITDIKATEKSIIYAVEAAEKLAGESIQKIYIGMTSNNLISHRVPSEMVVTGHEINEKILNKLLFQVIDKYNDQEIEIIHSFPYDYMLDGNRGIESPLGMYGNKISCDFHIISGQASTLLNIANCAARCQLEVEGYISSAYASGIACLTADEMDLGVTLIEFGGSCTSVSVFSRGNLIFTDGVPLGGINVTNDIARGLCTDFTNAERVKNLYGGVIITPSDEREMIEVPLTDDDDSEMNVVPKTMLVEIIRARVEEILEIIQHKLDESGVSRQGGNKIVITGGACQLSGMKELVGHIFSKTVRVGYPIKLEGLGGNSSGVSFATPVGMLIHLTETENSMDPFGLRSSNNDGLFKNLFRWLKQNFA; encoded by the coding sequence ATGCCTAAACAAAGAAGTAACATTGTGGCTGTATTAGATCTCGGGAGCTCTAAGGTAGTTTGTTTTATAGCCCGAATGGGTACCCAAGGGAGAATTGAAATACTCGGCGTCGGGCATCATGCTTCCCATGGCATTAGAGCCGGAATTATAACTGATATTAAAGCAACCGAGAAATCAATCATTTATGCAGTAGAAGCGGCTGAAAAACTTGCCGGCGAAAGCATACAGAAGATTTATATCGGGATGACTTCCAATAATTTAATTTCACATAGAGTGCCATCTGAAATGGTGGTGACCGGACATGAAATAAATGAGAAGATATTAAATAAGTTGCTTTTCCAAGTGATCGATAAATATAACGATCAGGAAATAGAGATCATTCATTCCTTTCCGTATGATTATATGCTTGACGGGAATAGGGGGATTGAGAGTCCGCTCGGCATGTACGGTAATAAAATTTCCTGTGATTTCCATATTATTTCCGGGCAAGCAAGCACATTGTTAAATATTGCTAATTGTGCGGCAAGATGCCAACTGGAAGTGGAAGGTTATATCTCTTCGGCTTATGCAAGCGGTATAGCATGCCTAACTGCCGATGAGATGGATTTGGGGGTAACTTTAATTGAGTTTGGGGGTAGCTGTACCTCGGTTTCAGTTTTCAGCAGAGGTAATTTAATTTTTACCGACGGAGTTCCACTTGGTGGAATTAATGTTACTAATGATATTGCAAGAGGGCTTTGTACTGATTTTACTAATGCGGAGCGGGTAAAAAACCTTTACGGAGGAGTTATTATAACCCCTTCGGATGAGCGGGAAATGATCGAAGTTCCTTTAACTGATGATGATGACAGTGAGATGAATGTTGTACCTAAAACCATGCTGGTTGAAATAATCCGCGCCAGAGTTGAAGAGATTTTGGAAATTATCCAGCATAAGCTTGATGAAAGTGGAGTGAGTAGGCAGGGTGGAAATAAAATAGTTATCACAGGTGGAGCTTGCCAGCTTTCCGGGATGAAAGAGTTGGTCGGGCATATATTTTCTAAAACCGTAAGAGTAGGGTACCCGATAAAATTAGAAGGATTAGGGGGAAATTCGAGCGGAGTTTCATTCGCAACACCGGTCGGGATGTTGATACACTTGACCGAAACAGAAAATTCAATGGATCCCTTCGGTTTAAGAAGTTCAAATAATGACGGATTATTTAAAAATTTGTTTCGTTGGCTAAAACAGAATTTTGCTTAA